From a region of the Williamsia phyllosphaerae genome:
- the pdxR gene encoding MocR-like pyridoxine biosynthesis transcription factor PdxR, translating into MTNSWADLAGRLGVDLLLDVDTAPGVRGRRTALAAALRSAITDGRLTPGTALPPYRSLAADLQMARGTVAGVYQELIAEGWLVARVGSATRVADLAHPVSTPRARPEPSPAPSHDFCLGQPQPALFPRTDWIRSTRRVVGTAANSAFGIGDPQGHPATRRSLAAYLGRVRGVRTDEHHIVLTTGVSQSLELLSRSVFGDAVAVESHGLPFHREVIERSGTRVRPIPIDRDGLDVGRLAASSLTGVVLTPSHQYPTGHALAPRRRATLVDWARERGGVIVEDDYDGELRYDRDPIGAVQGLAPDDVIYLGSASKALSPAVRIGWMVVPDRLLADVLHAKGSREATASVLDQMVFADLIDSGAYDRHVRRSRSYYRARRDALTETMRNRGVECSGVSAGLHAVLTVSRAMEPQILSVAADRGFVVAGLDGFRHPDAEPSPSGGIVVGFSTPPKHRFQADVAALADLVATALANDSTTSTVAAKSMHLSVTDCP; encoded by the coding sequence ATGACGAATTCATGGGCCGATCTGGCGGGTCGGCTGGGCGTCGACCTACTGCTCGATGTCGATACCGCGCCGGGTGTGCGCGGGCGGCGGACCGCGCTGGCGGCCGCTCTGCGTTCGGCGATCACCGACGGCCGACTGACACCGGGCACTGCACTGCCGCCGTACCGTTCGCTGGCCGCCGATCTGCAGATGGCCCGCGGCACCGTCGCGGGCGTGTACCAGGAGCTGATAGCCGAGGGGTGGCTCGTCGCCCGGGTCGGATCGGCCACCCGCGTCGCCGATCTCGCGCACCCCGTGTCGACGCCGCGCGCCCGACCGGAGCCATCGCCTGCGCCGTCCCACGACTTCTGTCTGGGCCAGCCGCAACCGGCCCTCTTCCCGCGCACGGACTGGATCCGCAGCACCCGTCGCGTCGTCGGCACCGCTGCGAACTCGGCGTTCGGTATCGGTGATCCCCAGGGGCATCCCGCGACCCGCCGATCGCTGGCCGCCTACCTGGGGCGCGTCCGAGGGGTCCGTACCGACGAACATCACATCGTGCTGACCACCGGGGTCTCGCAGTCGTTGGAATTGCTCTCGCGCAGCGTGTTCGGCGACGCGGTCGCGGTGGAGAGTCACGGACTCCCCTTCCACCGCGAGGTCATCGAGCGATCGGGCACCCGGGTCAGACCGATCCCGATCGACCGCGACGGTCTCGACGTCGGCCGACTCGCGGCATCGTCGCTGACGGGCGTCGTCCTCACGCCGAGCCATCAGTACCCCACCGGTCACGCCCTCGCCCCTCGGCGGCGCGCGACGCTGGTGGACTGGGCGCGCGAACGCGGCGGTGTCATCGTCGAGGACGACTACGACGGCGAATTGCGCTACGACCGCGACCCGATCGGCGCGGTGCAGGGGCTGGCACCCGACGACGTGATCTACCTCGGGTCGGCCAGCAAAGCACTGTCGCCCGCGGTGCGCATCGGGTGGATGGTCGTCCCGGATCGACTTCTCGCCGACGTCCTGCACGCCAAGGGATCACGCGAGGCGACGGCGAGTGTCCTCGACCAGATGGTCTTCGCCGACCTGATCGACTCGGGTGCCTACGACCGACACGTGCGGCGCAGCCGATCGTATTATCGCGCGCGCCGCGATGCGCTCACCGAGACCATGCGGAACCGAGGGGTCGAGTGCTCCGGCGTGTCCGCGGGCCTGCACGCCGTGCTGACGGTTTCCCGGGCCATGGAACCGCAGATCCTCTCCGTGGCCGCCGACCGGGGGTTCGTCGTCGCCGGGCTCGACGGTTTCCGGCACCCCGACGCCGAGCCGTCACCGTCCGGGGGCATCGTCGTCGGGTTCTCGACGCCCCCCAAGCATCGGTTTCAGGCCGACGTCGCCGCGCTCGCAGACCTGGTCGCGACCGCCCTCGCCAACGACTCGACGACCTCGACCGTCGCGGCGAAGTCCATGCACTTGTCGGTCACCGACTGTCCGTAA
- a CDS encoding 3-deoxy-7-phosphoheptulonate synthase yields MTSGLTTAPDTGTSDRRIRSFRTIGSPDTLRTELPLTAEQAHAVRRDRAEIADILAGRDDRLLVVVGPCSVHDPAAALDYARRLARVAEQHADRLKIVMRVYFEKPRTTVGWKGLINDPGMDHSFDIERGLRTARALLLDVIDLGLPVGCEFLEPTSPQYIADAVSWGAIGARTTESQVHRQLASGLSMPIGFKNGTDGDVQAAIDGVRAAAAEHVFFGVDDAGSAAVVATVGNGDCHVILRGGRAGTNYDADSVADAARRLHAQGLPARLMIDCSHANSHKDHRQQVVVAHEVADLIGDGEAAVSGVMLESFLVAGAQSLDGRSPADAPLVYGQSVTDKCMDFAATVEVVESLARAVATRSASAATSA; encoded by the coding sequence ATGACGAGCGGACTCACCACCGCGCCCGACACCGGGACCTCGGATCGACGTATCCGGTCCTTCCGCACCATCGGATCACCGGACACCCTGCGCACCGAGTTGCCCCTCACCGCGGAACAGGCTCACGCGGTGCGCCGCGACCGCGCCGAGATCGCCGACATCCTCGCCGGCCGTGACGACCGACTCCTGGTCGTCGTGGGTCCGTGCTCGGTGCACGACCCCGCCGCCGCCCTGGACTACGCCCGGCGTCTCGCGCGGGTTGCCGAGCAGCACGCCGACCGACTGAAGATCGTCATGCGTGTCTACTTCGAGAAGCCGCGGACGACGGTCGGGTGGAAGGGGCTCATCAACGATCCGGGCATGGACCACAGTTTCGACATCGAGCGTGGATTGCGTACCGCGCGTGCACTTCTGCTCGATGTCATCGATCTCGGACTGCCCGTCGGCTGCGAGTTCCTCGAACCGACCAGCCCGCAGTACATCGCCGACGCGGTCTCCTGGGGTGCCATCGGCGCCCGGACCACGGAGTCGCAGGTGCACCGCCAGCTCGCCTCGGGGCTGTCCATGCCGATCGGTTTCAAGAACGGGACCGACGGCGATGTCCAGGCGGCGATCGACGGGGTGCGGGCGGCTGCGGCCGAACACGTGTTCTTCGGTGTCGACGACGCGGGTTCGGCGGCGGTGGTCGCGACGGTGGGCAACGGCGACTGCCATGTCATCCTGCGCGGCGGTCGGGCCGGGACGAACTACGACGCCGATTCGGTGGCCGACGCGGCGCGCCGCCTGCACGCACAGGGACTGCCCGCCCGGCTCATGATCGACTGTTCACACGCCAACTCCCACAAGGATCATCGGCAACAGGTCGTCGTGGCCCACGAGGTCGCCGATCTGATCGGTGACGGCGAGGCGGCGGTTTCCGGGGTGATGTTGGAGAGTTTCCTCGTCGCCGGAGCCCAGTCGCTCGACGGCAGGTCCCCGGCCGACGCCCCGCTGGTTTACGGACAGTCGGTGACCGACAAGTGCATGGACTTCGCCGCGACGGTCGAGGTCGTCGAGTCGTTGGCGAGGGCGGTCGCGACCAGGTCTGCGAGCGCGGCGACGTCGGCCTGA
- the praA gene encoding alkane oxidation protein activator PraA, which produces MTFNTSARSRTFATAVGTAAAAVAVVGATLGAGVAGAATISPANTAFTAPGSIVVTSPASFGQPVSCSITLTGSTAADGATATITAAQVSGSNRLCNVPVIKGLPWTLTPTSATTGEVSNVGFSILGSNCGPATLAGSFDNMTNTLTSTDQSLSGNCKINSLSVQPNPAFTLS; this is translated from the coding sequence ATGACGTTCAACACCTCAGCTCGCTCGCGCACATTCGCGACCGCCGTCGGAACCGCAGCGGCTGCCGTCGCGGTCGTCGGCGCAACGCTGGGAGCCGGCGTTGCCGGTGCCGCGACGATCTCGCCCGCCAACACCGCGTTCACCGCTCCCGGATCGATTGTCGTCACCTCGCCCGCCTCGTTCGGCCAGCCGGTGTCGTGCTCGATCACCCTGACCGGATCCACTGCGGCCGACGGCGCGACGGCGACCATCACCGCGGCGCAGGTCAGCGGCAGCAACCGCCTGTGCAACGTGCCGGTGATCAAGGGCCTGCCGTGGACGCTGACCCCCACCAGCGCCACCACCGGCGAGGTCTCGAACGTCGGGTTCTCCATCCTGGGCTCCAACTGCGGACCGGCCACCCTGGCCGGATCGTTCGACAACATGACCAACACGCTGACCTCGACCGATCAGTCGCTCTCGGGCAACTGCAAGATCAACAGCCTCTCGGTCCAGCCGAACCCGGCCTTCACCCTCTCCTGA
- the mca gene encoding mycothiol conjugate amidase Mca, translating into MAVHAHPDDESSKGAGTMAKYSSEGHEVLVVTLTGGERGDILNPAMDLPGIKDRMPEVRKEEMAKAAAALGVSQVWLGYVDSGLPEGDPLPPLPEGCFALVPLEESTEALVKVVRDFKPHVMITYDERGGYPHPDHIRCHEVSMAAYEAAGDPERFPDAGEPWTVSKIYYTHGFIRDRMVRFSEEFELHDQESPYKEWLSNWDPSRGDLMGRVTTQVTCGEFFPQRDEALRAHATQIDPNGVFFAVPMDWQQRLWPTEEFELAKTRVTTAIPETDLFAGLDDAVTS; encoded by the coding sequence ATGGCGGTGCACGCGCATCCCGACGACGAGTCCAGCAAAGGTGCCGGGACGATGGCCAAGTACTCCAGCGAGGGGCACGAGGTTCTCGTGGTCACCCTCACCGGTGGTGAGCGCGGCGACATCCTGAACCCGGCGATGGATCTCCCCGGCATCAAGGACCGGATGCCCGAGGTGCGCAAGGAGGAGATGGCCAAGGCCGCCGCCGCTCTCGGCGTCTCGCAGGTCTGGCTGGGCTACGTCGACTCCGGTCTGCCCGAGGGTGATCCGCTGCCCCCGCTTCCCGAGGGCTGCTTCGCCCTGGTTCCGCTGGAGGAGTCGACCGAGGCTCTCGTGAAGGTCGTCCGCGACTTCAAACCGCACGTGATGATCACCTACGACGAGCGCGGCGGGTATCCGCATCCCGACCACATCCGGTGCCATGAGGTCTCGATGGCCGCGTACGAGGCAGCGGGCGACCCGGAACGCTTCCCGGACGCCGGTGAGCCGTGGACGGTCTCGAAGATCTACTACACACACGGGTTCATCCGCGACCGCATGGTCCGCTTCTCCGAGGAGTTCGAGCTCCACGATCAGGAGAGCCCCTACAAAGAGTGGCTCTCGAACTGGGATCCGAGTCGCGGTGATCTCATGGGTCGCGTCACCACGCAGGTGACGTGCGGCGAGTTCTTCCCCCAGCGCGACGAGGCCCTGCGCGCCCACGCGACCCAGATCGACCCGAACGGCGTCTTCTTCGCGGTACCCATGGACTGGCAGCAGCGGTTGTGGCCGACCGAGGAGTTCGAGTTGGCCAAGACCCGGGTCACCACCGCCATCCCCGAGACCGACCTGTTCGCTGGTCTCGACGACGCGGTGACGTCATGA
- a CDS encoding DUF4307 domain-containing protein, which translates to MSTGVSLPPGRYPTERSAGNRRRWLIGLSVLVVVAGVAIAYLGYSKFADPAVSGEATGYQVIDESTVDVQFTVTRSDPRRPAACVIRARSRDGAETGRREVLIPGSNAQQTGVRSQVRTSQPPAIGEVFGCTENVPAYLTAPAD; encoded by the coding sequence ATGAGCACCGGTGTCTCTCTTCCCCCCGGCCGGTACCCCACCGAACGGTCGGCGGGCAACCGTCGGCGCTGGCTCATCGGGCTGTCGGTGCTCGTCGTGGTCGCAGGCGTGGCCATCGCCTACCTCGGCTACTCGAAGTTCGCCGACCCCGCGGTGTCGGGCGAGGCCACCGGCTACCAGGTCATCGACGAGTCCACGGTGGACGTGCAGTTCACCGTCACCCGGAGCGATCCACGTCGACCCGCCGCGTGCGTGATCCGCGCCCGGTCGCGCGACGGGGCCGAGACCGGTCGCCGTGAGGTCCTGATCCCGGGCAGCAACGCCCAGCAGACCGGCGTCAGATCGCAGGTCCGAACGTCCCAGCCGCCGGCGATCGGCGAGGTTTTCGGCTGCACCGAGAACGTACCGGCGTATCTGACGGCCCCGGCCGACTGA
- a CDS encoding LppP/LprE family lipoprotein codes for MVAPPGFSRLTTSVALFSAAVVSAVAVLAACGADDSLPRASEASVSIAADPAPTSVAPATTELPPLSATETVDPGRGSTALGDDADRCAPDIGAAAAAERDIATIPAPGPQGRWRAYNSGGLWCPGLSWIELDSTSSGSPVRPHQLLIYHAGRFQGTGITCDARHGQYVLATTGDAITVRYSYVDVADPEQRTTQNPVGKVVVTFRWNGSRVVMDGALPYAFTKGKC; via the coding sequence ATGGTCGCTCCACCCGGTTTCTCGCGACTGACGACTTCCGTCGCGCTGTTCTCCGCCGCGGTCGTGTCGGCCGTGGCCGTCCTCGCCGCCTGTGGCGCCGACGATTCACTGCCACGCGCATCCGAGGCGAGCGTGTCGATCGCGGCGGACCCCGCACCGACATCCGTCGCCCCGGCGACCACCGAACTCCCGCCGCTGTCGGCGACGGAGACCGTCGACCCCGGTCGCGGTTCCACCGCTCTCGGCGACGACGCCGACCGGTGCGCACCCGACATCGGTGCCGCGGCGGCCGCCGAACGGGACATCGCGACCATCCCCGCACCCGGTCCGCAGGGGCGCTGGCGTGCGTACAACTCCGGCGGCCTCTGGTGTCCGGGACTGAGTTGGATCGAGCTCGACTCCACGAGCAGCGGGAGTCCGGTTCGCCCACACCAGTTGCTGATCTACCACGCGGGACGTTTCCAGGGCACCGGGATCACCTGCGACGCACGGCACGGGCAGTACGTGCTCGCCACCACCGGCGACGCCATCACCGTCCGCTACAGCTACGTCGATGTCGCCGATCCCGAGCAGCGGACAACACAGAACCCGGTCGGCAAAGTCGTGGTGACGTTCCGCTGGAACGGATCCCGTGTCGTCATGGACGGCGCCCTGCCGTATGCGTTCACCAAAGGGAAGTGCTGA
- a CDS encoding LppP/LprE family lipoprotein — MRSMIRFGTSLLAFGAMSMLAGCGSDTPTAQTPTVTSTITAAPSSTQSTSPDPAGQGGGTATDTVTPAADPAPATPDCATPDVTADIGRIAGPLRSIPDAYWVRGESGGTRCPGLSWVSLDTDGATASSPMQLLIYHNGYFQGTGIKCNAGYQTVLSSTPNSIQVRYRYLQGDDISARPSGSATVTFRWNGSAVVMDGALPYGVTLGQC, encoded by the coding sequence ATGCGTTCCATGATTCGTTTCGGCACATCACTTCTCGCGTTCGGCGCGATGTCGATGCTCGCCGGGTGCGGCAGCGACACACCGACCGCACAGACTCCGACCGTCACCTCGACGATCACCGCGGCCCCCTCGTCGACGCAGTCCACCTCGCCGGACCCGGCCGGTCAGGGCGGCGGCACTGCGACCGACACCGTCACGCCCGCAGCCGATCCCGCCCCGGCCACGCCCGACTGCGCCACACCCGACGTGACCGCCGATATCGGCAGGATCGCCGGGCCGCTCCGCAGCATCCCGGATGCGTACTGGGTGCGAGGCGAGTCGGGCGGGACCCGCTGCCCGGGTCTGAGCTGGGTGAGTCTGGACACCGACGGCGCGACGGCGTCGTCACCGATGCAGCTGCTGATCTACCACAACGGCTACTTCCAGGGCACCGGGATCAAGTGCAACGCGGGCTACCAGACCGTCCTGAGTTCGACGCCGAACTCGATCCAGGTCCGGTACCGATACCTGCAGGGAGATGACATCAGCGCGCGCCCGAGCGGCTCGGCGACGGTGACGTTCCGGTGGAACGGGTCCGCGGTCGTCATGGACGGAGCCCTGCCCTACGGCGTGACGCTCGGGCAGTGCTGA
- a CDS encoding queuosine precursor transporter has product MTTAKSGQPVSRSDSDQRAARPAEPAFASLSSHYFPMLVALFVGVMIISNITGTKGVLLFPSLNFDIGPLAVHGLVTDGAFYLFPLAYVLGDVISEVYGFRAMRRVILSGFAVLLIASICFWITIELPAAPFYDGQESFKTVAGVVPQFLLAGLAGYVVGEFLNSYVLVAMKKRSGEKRLWARLIGSTVVGEFFDTLVFCSIAATALGISTWEDFVNYTVIGFVWKTLVELVVMPVTYAVVAALKRAEPSYQEALGRTPSTA; this is encoded by the coding sequence ATGACCACTGCCAAGTCTGGGCAGCCGGTTTCGCGATCTGACAGCGATCAGCGGGCAGCACGCCCGGCGGAACCGGCCTTCGCCTCACTCTCCAGCCACTACTTCCCCATGCTCGTCGCGCTGTTCGTCGGCGTGATGATCATCAGCAACATCACCGGCACCAAGGGCGTGTTGCTGTTCCCCTCCCTCAACTTCGACATCGGTCCGTTGGCCGTGCACGGACTCGTCACCGACGGCGCGTTCTACCTGTTCCCCCTCGCCTACGTCCTCGGGGACGTGATCAGCGAGGTCTACGGGTTCCGGGCCATGCGCCGCGTCATCCTCAGCGGTTTCGCGGTCCTGCTCATCGCGTCGATCTGCTTCTGGATCACCATCGAACTCCCCGCCGCACCGTTCTACGACGGCCAGGAATCGTTCAAGACCGTCGCCGGGGTCGTGCCGCAGTTCCTGCTCGCCGGACTCGCCGGATACGTCGTCGGTGAGTTCCTCAACTCCTACGTGCTCGTCGCCATGAAGAAGCGCAGCGGCGAGAAACGCCTGTGGGCCCGCCTGATCGGGTCGACCGTCGTGGGCGAGTTCTTCGACACCCTCGTCTTCTGCTCGATCGCCGCGACCGCCCTGGGTATCTCGACCTGGGAGGACTTCGTCAACTACACCGTCATCGGATTCGTCTGGAAGACGCTCGTGGAGTTGGTCGTCATGCCCGTGACCTACGCGGTGGTGGCCGCCCTCAAGCGGGCGGAGCCGAGCTATCAGGAGGCGCTGGGGCGCACGCCGTCGACGGCCTGA
- the greA gene encoding transcription elongation factor GreA yields the protein MTDTQVTWLTQESHDRLKDELDSLIANRPIIAAEINERREEGDLKENGGYHAARDEQGQQEARIRQLQELLNNAKVGETPTQSGVALPGSVVKVYYDDDESDTETFLIATREQGAEAETLEVYSPSSPLGGALIDASVGDTREYTVPSGATVKVTLLSAEPYHS from the coding sequence ATGACCGATACACAGGTGACCTGGCTGACCCAGGAGTCCCACGATCGGCTCAAGGACGAACTCGATTCGCTCATCGCCAACCGTCCGATCATCGCCGCCGAGATCAACGAGCGTCGCGAAGAGGGCGATCTGAAGGAGAACGGTGGATACCACGCCGCTCGCGATGAGCAGGGCCAGCAGGAAGCTCGCATCCGCCAGCTCCAGGAACTGCTGAACAACGCCAAGGTCGGCGAGACGCCGACGCAGTCGGGCGTCGCACTGCCCGGATCGGTCGTCAAGGTCTACTACGACGACGACGAGTCCGACACCGAGACGTTCCTCATCGCCACCCGTGAGCAGGGTGCCGAGGCCGAGACGCTCGAGGTCTACTCGCCCAGCTCGCCGCTCGGCGGTGCGTTGATCGACGCCTCCGTCGGTGACACCCGTGAGTACACCGTGCCCAGCGGAGCGACCGTCAAGGTGACGTTGCTCAGCGCGGAGCCGTACCACTCCTGA
- the ilvA gene encoding threonine ammonia-lyase encodes MLITAEQIDRAVALLAPVMRRTPMVASRALSDACGHEVWLKCENLQRTGSFKPRGAYVRISGLTDEQRAGGVVAASAGNHAQGVAWSASTLGISSRVYMPTGASLPKVTATRAYGAEVVLAGAIIDESLAHAQQFADDTGATLIHPFDHEDIVAGQASVGVEIAAQMPDVGTVVVPLGGGGLLAGLAIAIKMAKPDVRVIGVQAEQAAAWPDSLAAGAPTRAVSMSTMADGIAVAMPGAVTFTHVAEFVDQVVTVSEDAISRAVLMMLERAKLLVEPAGAAAVAAMMNPVGLGLVGPVCAVLSGGNVDPLLLSHLTTHGLQAAGRYLTVAVTVPDRPGGLAALLELLRDTGASVVDVIHSRVSGELRLGEVQVTVSVETRGPDHQHLVRTALADAGYLAG; translated from the coding sequence ATGTTGATCACCGCCGAGCAGATCGATCGGGCCGTGGCCCTGTTGGCACCGGTCATGCGGCGCACGCCGATGGTCGCCTCCCGTGCGCTCTCGGACGCCTGCGGTCACGAGGTGTGGCTCAAGTGCGAGAACCTGCAGCGCACCGGTTCGTTCAAGCCCCGCGGGGCCTACGTGCGCATCTCGGGACTGACCGACGAGCAGCGTGCCGGTGGTGTGGTCGCGGCGAGCGCGGGTAATCACGCACAGGGCGTGGCGTGGTCGGCCTCCACGCTGGGCATCAGCTCACGCGTCTACATGCCGACCGGTGCGTCGCTGCCGAAGGTCACCGCCACCCGCGCCTACGGTGCCGAGGTGGTGTTGGCCGGCGCCATCATCGACGAGAGTCTCGCCCACGCACAGCAGTTCGCCGACGACACCGGCGCGACGCTCATCCATCCCTTCGACCACGAGGACATCGTCGCCGGCCAGGCGTCGGTGGGGGTGGAGATCGCCGCGCAGATGCCGGACGTGGGGACCGTTGTCGTCCCCCTCGGTGGTGGCGGTCTGCTGGCGGGGTTGGCCATCGCGATCAAGATGGCCAAGCCGGATGTTCGGGTGATCGGTGTGCAGGCCGAACAGGCTGCGGCGTGGCCGGATTCGCTCGCCGCGGGTGCACCCACCCGGGCGGTGTCGATGAGCACGATGGCCGACGGGATAGCCGTGGCCATGCCCGGCGCGGTGACGTTCACCCATGTGGCGGAGTTCGTCGACCAGGTGGTGACGGTCAGTGAGGACGCGATCAGCCGGGCGGTCCTGATGATGTTGGAGCGCGCGAAGCTGTTGGTGGAGCCGGCGGGTGCCGCAGCGGTCGCCGCCATGATGAACCCGGTCGGGCTGGGGTTGGTGGGGCCGGTCTGTGCGGTGCTCTCGGGCGGGAACGTGGACCCGCTGCTGCTGTCCCATCTGACCACGCACGGACTACAGGCGGCGGGACGCTATCTGACCGTGGCCGTGACGGTTCCCGATCGGCCGGGCGGCTTGGCCGCACTGCTCGAGTTGCTGCGGGACACCGGCGCGAGCGTGGTCGACGTCATCCATTCGCGGGTGTCCGGTGAACTACGTCTCGGGGAGGTCCAGGTGACGGTCAGTGTGGAGACGCGCGGACCCGACCACCAGCACCTCGTGCGTACCGCGCTCGCGGACGCGGGGTATCTGGCCGGGTGA
- a CDS encoding neutral zinc metallopeptidase codes for MRLSRVRPAVVVTIAAIVTMATACSSGQTVGQGPQTSSSANAPSVPITGDRSDPVNVLVARAIVDIQGYWTTEYPRVYDGAVYEPVTGGFYAVDPGTGPLPPCAESASDIAGNAFYCATKDVVAWDVKGLLPDLRKTYGDFVIPVVLAHEWGHALQARSDFEGMTITREIQADCFSGAWSRHAIDAGEYRVSSVDLDRALAGFLSLRDEPGTAADDPSAHGSGFDRINAFQNGYENGPTTCAGYRDGAPAVVELPFGSAADAAAGGDAPYEDIIAGVPVDLEDYWSQVYPELTGKRWTPVRRVVPFGSQAPACGDTSAEGYLLFYCVPDNYVGFENDSMQDFYAEGGDFAVAALLATQWGIAALTQMGDSSDEAMSSQRADCLAGAWTASVLLQNRNATSGYSLSPGDLDEAIEALLTFRGPGDADRQGAGFVRTEAYRSGVIDGAKNCLATS; via the coding sequence ATGCGTCTGAGCCGAGTTCGACCCGCTGTCGTCGTCACCATCGCGGCGATCGTCACGATGGCGACCGCGTGCTCGTCCGGACAAACAGTCGGCCAGGGCCCCCAGACGTCCTCGTCGGCGAATGCTCCCTCGGTACCGATCACGGGTGACCGCTCCGACCCCGTCAACGTCCTGGTGGCGCGAGCGATCGTTGACATCCAGGGCTACTGGACGACCGAGTATCCGCGGGTATACGACGGAGCAGTGTATGAACCCGTGACCGGAGGCTTCTACGCGGTGGATCCCGGTACGGGCCCGCTTCCGCCGTGTGCCGAGTCGGCGTCGGACATCGCGGGTAACGCCTTCTACTGCGCGACGAAGGACGTCGTCGCCTGGGATGTGAAGGGATTGCTGCCGGACCTCCGAAAGACGTATGGCGACTTCGTGATCCCGGTGGTTCTCGCCCACGAGTGGGGTCATGCGCTGCAGGCGCGGTCGGACTTCGAGGGCATGACCATCACGCGGGAGATCCAGGCCGACTGCTTCTCCGGCGCGTGGAGCAGGCACGCGATCGACGCCGGTGAGTACCGGGTCTCGAGTGTCGATCTCGACCGCGCGCTCGCCGGGTTCCTCTCCCTGCGTGACGAACCCGGTACCGCCGCGGACGATCCATCGGCGCACGGCAGTGGTTTCGACCGCATCAACGCATTCCAGAACGGGTACGAGAACGGACCGACGACGTGCGCCGGCTATCGCGACGGCGCGCCCGCGGTGGTCGAGTTGCCCTTCGGGAGTGCCGCCGACGCCGCTGCCGGTGGGGACGCGCCGTACGAGGACATCATCGCCGGCGTGCCGGTGGACCTCGAGGACTACTGGTCGCAGGTCTATCCCGAGCTGACCGGGAAGCGGTGGACACCGGTGCGACGCGTCGTCCCGTTCGGGTCACAGGCCCCGGCGTGCGGCGACACCTCGGCGGAGGGGTATCTGCTGTTCTACTGCGTCCCGGACAACTACGTCGGCTTCGAGAACGACTCGATGCAGGACTTCTACGCCGAGGGTGGCGACTTCGCGGTCGCCGCGCTGTTGGCTACGCAGTGGGGGATCGCGGCCCTGACGCAGATGGGGGATTCCTCCGACGAGGCGATGAGCTCGCAGCGTGCCGACTGTCTCGCGGGCGCCTGGACCGCGAGTGTGCTGCTGCAGAACCGGAACGCGACGAGCGGCTACTCGTTGTCGCCCGGCGACCTCGACGAGGCCATCGAGGCCCTGCTGACGTTCCGCGGTCCCGGTGACGCCGACCGGCAGGGTGCGGGGTTCGTCCGGACCGAGGCATACCGCAGCGGCGTCATCGACGGCGCGAAGAACTGCCTCGCGACGTCCTGA
- a CDS encoding LpqN/LpqT family lipoprotein — MKLTKIGSATVVVGAALTLVLAGCSSSSDSASESSTSASAPSSTSSAAAPSTGELTPRSVDATGANMTIADYIKQNNITETPIKMGDTAAPAIDLPIPEGWTPAGGKTPDYAYAAIEYTGPDASSASYTPNFVALLSRLEGDVDPQKLIDLAPGEVKNLKDADIVDQRTTTLSGYPAYDIAATYDLEGTEALSAQKTVVIPGDGVMYILQLNGTSDQAQAEILGAAAKAIDAATISQ; from the coding sequence ATGAAACTCACGAAGATCGGATCGGCGACCGTCGTCGTCGGCGCAGCGCTCACCCTCGTCCTCGCCGGCTGCTCCAGCAGCTCCGATTCCGCATCGGAATCGTCCACGTCCGCATCCGCCCCGAGCTCGACCTCGAGTGCGGCGGCCCCGTCCACCGGCGAGCTCACCCCTCGCTCGGTCGACGCGACCGGCGCCAACATGACCATCGCCGACTACATCAAGCAGAACAACATCACCGAGACGCCGATCAAGATGGGCGACACGGCTGCACCCGCCATCGACCTCCCGATCCCCGAGGGATGGACCCCCGCAGGCGGCAAGACACCGGACTACGCCTACGCCGCAATCGAATACACCGGACCCGACGCGTCGTCGGCGTCCTACACCCCGAACTTCGTCGCCCTGCTGTCGCGGCTCGAGGGAGATGTCGATCCACAGAAGCTGATCGACCTGGCACCCGGCGAGGTGAAGAACCTCAAGGACGCCGACATCGTCGACCAACGCACGACGACCCTGTCGGGTTACCCCGCGTACGACATCGCCGCGACCTACGACCTCGAGGGCACCGAGGCGCTGAGCGCACAGAAGACCGTGGTCATCCCCGGCGACGGCGTGATGTACATCCTGCAGCTCAACGGCACCAGCGATCAGGCGCAGGCCGAGATCCTCGGTGCGGCCGCCAAGGCGATCGACGCGGCAACCATCTCGCAATAG